A stretch of Geomonas oryzisoli DNA encodes these proteins:
- a CDS encoding methyl-accepting chemotaxis protein, which yields MKTIRDLKVGVKLAVGFACVAVIAAVIGYIGIRVTNNLNREGKRTYETVTVPLSELASMAVSFQRVRINVRDALETTDTAKRKEYVDTAVALRQKITELSAQYEKTIASEEGRRLYNEFTVARADYLKYVDRMFELDRAGKGSEAKEILHGVGKDAALRQQKLLDQLIQLKETQGQQTAHKNEQSATQAAEMIATLLALGLILALVLGVVITRLITRPLDKAVQVANRLAEGDLTVDVVVDSKDETGQLQAAMGHMVQSLRGLVSQTVQISSSIASASTQLQGTSAQIATGAEEVASQTGTVATGSEEMAATSADIARNCVLAAEASRQSTESANQGAKVVQETIVGMDEIAGRVRRTSKTVEALGQRSEEIGDIVGTIEDIADQTNLLALNAAIEAARAGEQGRGFAVVADEVRALAERTSKATKEIGAMIKAIQGETRDAVRAMDEGVQEAEKGAASSQRSGQALEEILRCISEVSLQVSQIATAAEQQTATTTEVTSNIQQITDVVQHTARGAEETAMAAAQLARQADELQTLVARFRVA from the coding sequence ATGAAAACGATCAGAGATCTTAAAGTAGGCGTGAAGCTGGCAGTAGGTTTTGCCTGTGTGGCCGTTATAGCAGCGGTAATCGGGTACATCGGTATCAGGGTCACCAACAACCTCAACAGGGAAGGCAAAAGAACCTATGAGACCGTAACCGTCCCCCTGAGCGAGCTGGCGAGCATGGCCGTCTCCTTCCAGCGTGTGAGGATCAATGTGAGAGACGCACTGGAGACGACCGATACGGCCAAGCGCAAGGAGTACGTGGATACCGCGGTAGCGCTACGGCAGAAAATAACTGAGCTGTCGGCTCAGTACGAGAAGACCATAGCTAGTGAGGAGGGGCGCAGACTTTACAACGAGTTCACAGTGGCGCGCGCCGACTACCTCAAGTACGTGGACCGTATGTTTGAGCTCGATCGTGCGGGAAAGGGCAGCGAGGCTAAGGAGATCCTACACGGCGTGGGCAAGGATGCCGCCCTTCGCCAGCAGAAATTGCTCGACCAGTTGATTCAGCTGAAGGAAACCCAGGGCCAGCAGACTGCGCACAAAAACGAACAGTCAGCCACCCAGGCGGCGGAGATGATAGCAACACTGCTTGCACTGGGGCTCATCCTTGCGCTGGTGCTCGGTGTGGTCATCACGAGGCTGATCACCCGTCCCCTGGACAAGGCCGTGCAGGTGGCCAACCGCCTCGCCGAGGGTGACCTCACCGTCGATGTAGTGGTCGATTCCAAGGACGAGACCGGCCAACTCCAGGCGGCGATGGGGCACATGGTGCAGAGCCTGAGGGGGCTCGTTTCCCAGACCGTGCAGATCTCCAGCAGCATCGCCTCGGCTTCGACCCAGTTGCAGGGCACCTCCGCCCAGATCGCCACCGGCGCCGAGGAAGTCGCTTCCCAGACCGGTACCGTGGCCACCGGCAGCGAGGAGATGGCCGCGACAAGCGCCGACATCGCCCGCAATTGCGTCCTGGCCGCCGAGGCCTCCCGTCAGTCCACCGAGTCCGCCAACCAGGGGGCCAAGGTGGTGCAGGAAACCATCGTCGGCATGGATGAGATCGCCGGCCGGGTGCGCCGGACCTCGAAGACCGTGGAGGCACTGGGGCAGCGCTCCGAAGAGATCGGCGACATAGTCGGCACCATCGAGGATATCGCGGACCAGACCAACCTCCTGGCCTTGAACGCGGCCATCGAGGCGGCCCGGGCCGGCGAGCAGGGACGCGGCTTCGCGGTGGTGGCGGACGAGGTGCGGGCCCTGGCCGAGCGGACCAGCAAGGCGACCAAGGAAATCGGCGCGATGATCAAGGCGATCCAGGGTGAGACCCGCGACGCGGTGCGCGCCATGGACGAGGGGGTGCAGGAGGCCGAAAAGGGTGCGGCTTCGTCGCAACGCTCCGGGCAGGCGCTGGAAGAAATCCTCAGGTGCATCAGCGAGGTTTCCCTGCAGGTGAGCCAGATCGCCACCGCCGCCGAGCAGCAGACCGCTACCACCACGGAGGTCACGTCCAACATCCAGCAGATCACGGACGTGGTGCAGCACACCGCGCGCGGCGCCGAGGAGACCGCCATGGCGGCGGCACAGTTGGCCCGGCAGGCTGACGAGCTGCAGACACTGGTGGCACGGTTCAGGGTCGCCTAG